The following is a genomic window from Aphelocoma coerulescens isolate FSJ_1873_10779 unplaced genomic scaffold, UR_Acoe_1.0 HiC_scaffold_193, whole genome shotgun sequence.
ccccttttcTACGACCCCCACACTGTGCAAGCCCCGCCCCCCAGAGCaataagccccgcccccctcggcgaggccccgccccctctgCATGATTGACACCTCCCCCCGCGCGcggcctggccccgccccctcaaTAAACACCAGTTTGTACCAGTTCGGACCAGTTTGGGCCGGTTCGGACCAGTTTGGGGGCGGTTCGGGGCGGTTCGGGGCCCggggggaagggctgggagggggtgggCGGcgaatttggggcttttggggggaaactcgggggttttggggcacttttgggGCCGATTTTGGGTCCGTGGAGGGGCGAgttcgggggggggggtttgggggcgaATTTGGGGGTCGGGGAGttttgggatggggtggggagcAAATTTGGGGTCTCGGGAGGCAAATTTGGGGTttcagggggaattttggggggtctggatGGGGTTTCAGGGcaaatttggggggtctggggcaagtttgggggtttggggcaaattttggggggtctggggcgAATTTGTGTGTGGGAGGGCGAATTTTGGGATTCCGGGGTCGTCTGGGGGGAGTTGGGGTCAAATTTGGGGTGTccggggtcattttggggtgggggcgggGTCGGGggcggtcccgggggggggtgggggatgggctggaatgccccctccccccccccgcccctcccccgcaTCCGGAGCAGCTgcgctgcccctcccccacccccccgcccctcccccactccggCCATGGCCGCCTTCAGCCTcggccccctcctcctcctcctcctcctcctgctcggCCTCGGTacccccgaacccccccgggaccccccaaaatcccccaaattcaccccaaaaccacccccgggacccccctcccttgggaccccaaaactcctccaaaaagcccccccagggaccccccaaaatcccccaaattcaccctaaacccccccccccccgggacccccaaggaccctcgggacccctcccctttttgggaccccccaaaaccccccccaaacccctttgagCCCCCTCCAAATcctccgggaccccccaaaatcccccaaatccctcctaaaaccccctcaaaaaccccaaaaagcccccaaacccctttgagCCCCCCCGAATCCCCCggcaccccccaaaaatcccccaaatccctcctaaaacccccccaatcccctccaaaacccccccaaacctctttgaacccccccagacccaccaatccccccccaaaatcccccaaacccccccccaaacccctttgagCCCCCCAACAatccctcgggacccccccaaaacttccccaaatccctcctaaaacccccccaaatccccccgtaACCCCCCTGgcctccctgaccccccccaaaacccctttgaaccccctcagacccccccaaatcccccaaaatccgcccaaaatccccccagacccccccaaatcccccccaaaacccccctggcccccccccaaacccctttgaaCCCCTTCagaccccctcaaatcccccaaaatccgcccaaaatccccccaaacccccccaaatcccccccaaacccccctgaccccccccaaaacccctttgaaccccctcagacccccccaaaatccgccccaaacccccccaatccccccccgaacccccccaaacctctctgacccccccaaacccctttgaaCCCCTTCAGACCCCCCGaatcccccaaaacccgcccaaactcccccccaaaccccccaaacccctttgaaCCCCTTCAGACCCCCccgaatcccccaaaatccgcccaaaatcccccccaaacccccctgaccccccccaaaacccaccccaaacccccccaatcccccccccgaacccccccaaaacccccctggccccccccaaaacccctttgaaccccctcagaccccctcaaatcccccaaaatccgcccaaactccgccccaaaccccctcaatcccccccaaacccccctcccccattcccccctgacccccccctctctccccagcccgggggtcgccgcccccgcccctccccccgccggggccgctgCTCCGGGCGCTGCTGGGGCCGTACCGGGCCGGGGTCCGcccgggggggcgcgggggggggccCCGTGCTGGTCACCGTGGGGCTCGAACTGGCCCAGCTGGTGGGGCTGGTACGGGgcgtttggggggggggtctggggggtcctggaaggggttgggggggtcctggaggggcttaaaggggtttgggggggattttgggggggttgggggggatttggggatgtttgggggggtttgggggatttttggggggtttgggggggtctggggggtcctgaaagggtttgggggggtcctggaggggcttaaaggggtttgggggggattcaggggggatttttggggggtcctgggggggtctggggggtcctggaaggggttgggggggtcctggaggggcttaaaggggtttgggggggattttgggggggttgggagggttttggggggtcctgagggagttgtgggggggttttggggcagtttgggggggttttgggggggatttgggggattttgggaggtttgcgggggcatttgggggattttgggggggtcctgagggagttttggggcagtttggggggagtttgggaggcgcaaaggggattttgggaggtttgggggggatttggggatgtttgggggggtttgggggatttttggggggtcctgggggggtctggggggtcctgaaagggtttgggggggtcctggaagggcttaaaggggtttgggggggattttgggggggttgggagggttttggggggtcctgagggagttgtggggcagtttggggggggtttgggaggctcaaaagggattttgggaggtttggggggatttggggatgtttggggggtcctggggcggtttaggggggtctgggggggggtcctggaggggcttaaaggggtttgggggggattcaagggggattttaggggatttggggatgttttggggggtcctggggatgttttggggcagtttgggggggtttggggggctcaaggagattttggggttgcTTGGGGGcgttttagggggattttggggggtcctgagaagatttgggggggatttggggggttggggggggggctcagaggagattttggggcgatttttggggggaattcgagAGATTTGGAGGGAAAACCTGAGGGTCcggggggcagttttggggtctgagggggcaattttggggcttTGGGCGGCAAATTTGGGGTGAAACTCGGGGTTTtgggcaggtttgggggttttagggtgggggagggtccgggggggtcccctaagaccccccaagaccccccagaaagccccaaaaaccccaaaaccccgccAGGATGAGAAGAACGAGGAGCTGACGACCAAAGTTTACCTGAACCTggtgagggatttgggggaattcgggggaatttggggggtcctggatggattttggggaggttttgggggaattcggGCGGAGATTTGGGGAATCccgggaggattttggggtctcctcttttttgggggtggattttgggggtcctggatggACTTTGGGACGAttctgggggaatttggggtggattttggggaatccCCCAAGGAATCTGAGGAATCCCGGGAGGTTTTTGGGaacccctttttggggggggaatttgggggggggtttggggtgaatttgaCAAAtcctgggagggttttggggcctcgttgtttttggggtggatttggggggccctgggtggattttgagggGGTCCGGGTGGGTTtaggggtggatttgggggaatttgggggggatttgaggcaTCCTGGATGGATTTTgaggggggggattttgggggaattcgggGGAAATTTGAGGAGAATTCGACGAATCCcgcggggttttggggtctccttttccgggggggatttcggggtttttgggggggaatttgggggtttttcggGGGGGTCCccatttctttccctccccccaGAGCTGGCGGGACCCGCGGCTCTCCTGGGACCCCCGGGAGCACGGGGGGATCGCGGCCCTGAGGGTCCCGGCCGAGAACATCTGGCTGCCAGATGTGGGGCTGGACAACAAGTGCGGCGCTTGGGGGCggatttaggggatttgggggaatcctCGGGAATTTCGGGGAGTttgggagggggtctggggcGGTTTCGGGAGGGTTTGAGGTGATTTccggggggtttagggggttttggggggcacaTCTGGCTGCCGTGTGTGGGGCTGAGTGACAAggacgggatttgggggattttaggggatttggtgggaattttggcgggattttgggtggttttagGGGGTTTTAGGTGATTTTAGGGGATTTAAGGTGATTTTAGAgggttttagggggatttaaggtgattttaggggatttgggggggtcctggaggggactgggggcatcctgggggggtttcaaagggattgggggggatttgggggatctggGGAGTTTTTTCAGCGTtctgggggcgttttggggtggattttgggggggtttttggggtcccctgacCCCTCTGACCCCCCCAGCAATGACGGCGAGttcggggtgtccctgggggtccgGGCCATCGTCACCCCCGACGGCTCCGTCACCTGGAGACCCCCGGCCCTGTTCCGCAGCCGCTGCCCCATccgggtgaggggctgggggcgcTTTGGGGGAGAATTCGGGGCTttcgggaggatttggggggcattttgggggggatttaggtggatttggggcggtttgggggattttgggggagtccgggggggtttgaggggaactgggggggttttgggggtttgggggattttggggggattttggggggggattgagggaatttggggaggtcctGAGGCGTTTTggggggcggttttggggaggtttatttgggatttggggggtggaatttgtggggttttttaagggatttttttggggggtctggaaGACGGGGATTTTTCCCGGCTGgttctggggtggattttggggattttggggtggctgAGCCCCCCGTCCTCCCCGCCCAGGTGTCCCATTTCCCGTTCGATTGGCAGAACTGCTCCCTGGAGTTCCGCTCGGGCTCCTACGGCCCCACGGAGCTGCGGCTGCggccgggggggcccggggggccctggggggcgCAGGTCCAGCTGCCCCCCGACTTCCAGGGTCAGCTTTGGGGCGAGCTCGGGGGGGATTCGGGCTCCTGGGTGGGATTCCGGGAATGccgggggggttttaggggagGCTTAGGGGCCTTTtagggggggttttaggggagatttgggggctcttggggaggatttgggggtgggggatcctggaggggattttggggtcctgagtgggatttggggttgattgggggggatttaggggggagtctgggatatttttgggattttgggggggaattttagggctcctggaagggatttgggggaaattggggggatttagggggggatttgggggtgggggatcctggaggggatttaggggggatttaggggggatttggagaTATTTGGGGGATTTCAGCAGATCctgagtgggatttggggggagtttggggggattttggggtgtctaggagggtcctgggggggttttcgGGGGAGTTTCgggattttttgtggattttggggtttctgggggtcccgtttttttgggggggggggtcccgaacGATTGGGGGGGGTCTCCCACGGCCCTGCCCCCCGCAGAGAACGGGCAGTGGAGCCTCGTGCACCGCtcgggggggcccggggggcccgggggggtcTCGTTCCACCTGGTGCTGCGCCGGAAGCCGCTCTTCTACCTGGCCACGGTGCTCGTGCCCTGCGTGCTCATCACCCTGCTGGCCGTGGGGGTCTTCCACCTGCCCCCCGACGCAGGTGAGACCCCGCCGGGGGGGCCCCGAAATCCGGGGGGGGCCCaaaaactgggggggggggaaaatcCCCGAGTTGGAGCGAAATCCGGAAATGGCGGGAATTGTccccaaaatggggaggggtcttcgggtgtgggggggtttggggggggctcGCAGGGACCTCACCTGGCCCGCAGGTGCCCAGGTAACGCTGTCGCTGTCACGGCTGTGCGGGTGAGCCGAGGTCCCCGCCTGTGTCCCTCACCTGCCCAGGTGACCTCACCTGGCCCTgtcacacctgggacacccaggacacctgggacacctctgACACCCATCCCTGTCACACCCATCCCTGTCACACCtcggacacctgggacacctctgacacccatccctgtcacacctgggacacccaagacacctgggacacccatccctgtcACACCTGTCTCAGTCCCTGTAAAACCtgttcctgtccctgtccctgtcccacctgtgACACTCATCCCTGTCAatccctgtcccacctgtccctgtcccacctgtcccagtcccacctgtccctgtctcacctgtcccagtcccacctgtcccagtcccaccagtccctgtcccacctgtccctgtcccacctgtccgtgtctcacctgtcccacctgcccAGGTGAGAAGATGTCTCTGTCGCTCTTCGCTCTGCTCACCCTCACCgtgttcctgctgctcctgtcccacccatccctgtcccagtcccacctgtcccagtccctgtccctgtcccagtctcacctgtcccagtcccacctgtccttgtcccacctgtcccagtcccacctgtcccagtctcacctgtccctgtctcacctgtccctgtcccacctgtccctgtcccagtccctgtccctgtcccagtcccacctgtccctgtcccacctgtccctgtcccacctgtccctgtcccactcccacctgtccctgtccctgtcccagtccctgtccctgtcccagtcccacctgtccctgtcccacccatccctgtcccagtcccacctgtctgtgtcccacctgtcccagtctcacctgtccctgtcccagtcccacctgtccgtgtctcacctgtcccacctgcccAGGTGAGAAGATGTCTCTGTCGCTCTTCGCGCTGCTCACCCTCACCgtgttcctgctgctcctgtcccacccatccctgtcccagtcccacctgtcccagtcccacctgtcccagtctcacctgtccctgtcccagtcccacctgtctgtgtcccacctgtccctgtctcacctgtcccagtcccacctgtccctgtcccacctgtccctgtcccacctgtcccagtcccacctgtcccagtcccacctgtccctgtcccacctgtcccactcccacctgtcccagtcccacctgtccctgtctgtgtcccacctgtccctgtccctgtccctgtcccagtcccacctgtcccagtcccacctgtccgtgtctcacctgtcccacctgcccAGGTGAGAAGATGTCTCTGTCGCTCTTCGCTCTGCTCACCCTCACCgtgttcctgctgctcctgtcccacccatccctgtcccagtcccacctgtcccagtcccacctgtcccagtctcacctgtccctgtcccagtcccacctgtctgtgtcccacctgtccctgtctcacctgtcccagtcccacctgtcccagtcccacctgtccctgtcccacctgtcccactcccacctgtcccagtcccacctgtcccagtcccacctgtccctgtcccacctgtcccactcccacctgtcccagtcccacctgtccctgtctgtgtcccacctgtccctgtccctgtccctgtcccagtcccacctgtcccagtcccagctGTCCgtgtctcacctgtcccacctgcccAGGTGAGAAGATGTCTCTGTCGCTCTTCGCTCTGCTCACCCTCACCGTGTTCCTGCTGCTCTTGGCCGACAAGGTCCCGGCCACGTCGCTGCAGGTGCCGCTCATCGGCCGCTACCTGACGGGGACGCTGGTGCTGCTGGCGCTGGTGGTGGCGCTGAGCGTGGGGGTGCTCAACCTGCACCACCGCTCGCCCGGCACGCACGGCATGCCGGCCTGGGCGCGgcaggtgaggccacacctggggAGCCcgagaacccccaaaatccccaaatcctgggggggaaaagaaaccaaaatcccagggaaaaaatccccccaaaaaatcgaTTTACGGGCGCCTAAAATCGCCCGAAACTCACCTGGACGCACCTGGACACGCCCCCAGCTGGGTCccgggtggaattttggggggtctcggggTGGATtctgggggtattttggggtccccggtgGGAATTTTGTGAGTCCTGGGATGGAtttctgggggtcccaggggatcTCTGGGTTCCCAGGTGGAATCCTGGGGGGcccggggtggattttggggatattttgggtgtctcgggtggatttttgggttcAAGGTGAtaattgggggggtcccaggatggattttgggggtcctgggatgaatttggggggaacttcggggttcccaggtggaattttggggtctcacgcccc
Proteins encoded in this region:
- the CHRNB1 gene encoding acetylcholine receptor subunit beta, whose product is MGFQGKFGGSGPGGRRPRPSPRRGRCSGRCWGRTGPGSARGGAGGGPVLVTVGLELAQLVGLDEKNEELTTKVYLNLSWRDPRLSWDPREHGGIAALRVPAENIWLPDVGLDNNNDGEFGVSLGVRAIVTPDGSVTWRPPALFRSRCPIRVSHFPFDWQNCSLEFRSGSYGPTELRLRPGGPGGPWGAQVQLPPDFQENGQWSLVHRSGGPGGPGGVSFHLVLRRKPLFYLATVLVPCVLITLLAVGVFHLPPDAGEKMSLSLFALLTLTVFLLLLADKVPATSLQVPLIGRYLTGTLVLLALVVALSVGVLNLHHRSPGTHGMPAWARQVFLQRLPPILGLRPSPPPPLRISCAAPPAGTPRDPPGPPPNPPPPLKSAPPELREAAAAAASIARSLRERQRRQREQEEWRALAMTVDRLCLWAVLALTGGCALGTGLDAALHRPPPTPFP